One Manduca sexta isolate Smith_Timp_Sample1 unplaced genomic scaffold, JHU_Msex_v1.0 HiC_scaffold_3403, whole genome shotgun sequence genomic window, CAAGAAGAATTTCAAGACAAACTCAAGATTATTAATGATTTACGAATGGAGATTGAAGACTGGAAAagttagataaatattattttatacttctcAATTTTACTTCCCAGTTTCTACTCAGTTGGTTAAggattacaattttattctacttatatataattatcacaATCTATACATTATAATCCTTAATTGagtagtataaataaattaaatcatttataaaaacttttctacataatatattagctcacaaataaaagtttacaatcataatttatttcatgaaaATTATTGACTATAGGTACATACGAAAAAGTTCTTCAACGTAATAATTATCTTGAGAACTATACAGAAACATTCAAAGACGAAGCTCAAAGACTTATGGAGGAAAATAGAAATTTGACACAAGacattgaagaaaaaaatacggCTATTGCAAATCTaatgaatgttattaataataaatcacaaaatataaataatttattggaagAAATTGAACATAGAGATTCGGATAATAACAATCTTCAAAAGGAATTACAAGACCTTCGTGCGAAATGTAAAAGCAGTACAGATATATTAGTAAGAGAAAAAATGGAGACTATGAGTTCTTCTGCAACTTGCAAGACAAGAAAGTCAAgagttattgaaaaaaataaaagattatgaCGACGTTATACACAAAAACGATGACATATCTAAAGCTCTTGAGGCACAAGTCgaagattataataaattgaaggAGATGCTATTGAATACTATAGAAGAAAATAAGAACCTTCAAATAAATTTAGCCAGtcgtgaaaataataattctattttattaaaagaaattcaGAGGCTTCGTGAAGTGAATGagaattctttaaataatattaacattttagaagaagaaaaaatcaatataaaacatCATACGACTTGACAAAAAAACAGAGCGACGTTTTAACAGAAAAAGTGGTAGATTTTGACAATGTAAAACACGAATtagaatgtttaaaaaacaaatatgaaaagATTGTCCAGAAAAAACAAATGCTTCAAAATGAATTAGTAGGCAAAAGTTATCAGCTTGGTAATGCAATTCACTCAATGGAATTAACTAAAAAGAAAGAGAGGAACTAATGGAAAGGATTCACGATACTGAAAAACTAAAAGAAGACTTATTAAAAGCAAATGTAAACAACCAAAATTTAGTTCAAGAAATGCAAATTTTACGTAACGATATATCTAAAAAAGACAAAGAGATAGAAATGCTCCAAGAAAACcttaactatttaaaaacaaaacgatAATCTGATTAAAGTATCAGAAAATGAAGTTGTTTTAGAAAAGCAACTAACAGAGTTGAAAAAGCATATAGTGATTTACAATccgacaaaaatatattacaaaatgattttcaaagcaaaaccgaagaactaaataatttatataatgcacttgaaaataaaattgaagaaaaCAGAAGactagataataaaataaagattttagaaCTTCATCAGTTGTCAACTGCGAATAATATGAAAACTTTAGAAACTGAAAAACGTGCCGTTCAAAACAACTTAGaagcaattaaaaaagaaagctCAGAattaatcgataaaataaaacaatacgaaAATTTACATACAGAACTTGAACAACTGAAAAAAAAGAGTTACAAAAGAgttaaataacaattcaaataatcttAAGAAGTTATCGCAGgaaaatattgaattacaaagtcaaAGTCAAACTTTACTTAGGCATAGTGAAAACCTAGAAAAGGCCCTAATAAACGCCAGAACACaggtaaaacaatatatatatatatattatttttatattagtttccggtccagttaaataaaatttatatatgatTTTAGGATGTTATAAAGCCGGAAAACATACAAAAGGGATATAATGATATGTTAGCGGAAATTGACgatatgaaaaaagaaaaaagccgAAGTGTGAATAAAATTCGTGAACTGTTAGATAGACTAGATAAATCGGTAAACTCTATCATAATATAGTATAGGTATTACTAGACTTTGTTCGTGAACACGCACGTATTAAGATATGTTACCAGGATTACCTACAACACTCAGTGATAATATAGCAttagaaaaaacattttgaatcaGTAGTATCAGAAATTTCCTTGTTTATTCAATACTTCTACGTAACATCCACACGCACACGCACTTTCGACAATAAGTCTTATTAGTCTAGTACAGTACAGTACTAGTACACAAAAGAGTACTTGTACTATACTAGACTACTTTATTGTGTGAAAGAACCGTAATTAACACCAATAAATGCTTTGTAGGAGGATATTATAGCAAGCCTTAGTGAAGATTTACTGGCTCGTGAAGACAGAATTGCAATGTTGGAAAATCATATTAATGAA contains:
- the LOC119192938 gene encoding tropomyosin-2-like; amino-acid sequence: MCQEQQIKSLSIQIDQLLEQDHDKVSLFHPDSKDIGLIDQNEAFKEQIKNLKDALFCNEEEKQNLQEEFQDKLKIINDLRMEIEDWKSTYEKVLQRNNYLENYTETFKDEAQRLMEENRNLTQDIEEKNTAIANLMNVINNKSQNINNLLEEIEHRDSDNNNLQKELQDLRAKCKSSTDILVREKMETMSSSATCKTRKSRVIEKNKRL